TTGGGCCATCTGCCGGTGCTGGTGGGCGCCATCCTGGCGGTGCTGGTGTGGCGAGGCACGCGCACTACCCATCCAACTCCCATCGGCGCGGGCGCACTCCAGCCCGATGGCACCGACATCACGGGTCCGTACCTCGCTCCCATTGGCTCAGGCCAGCCACGCCGGTCACCGCGGGATGGCTCCGCCGCCTAGATTGCCGGCGCTACCTGTTGAGCCGCCCGGAAACGACGTTGCCGTCCGGCATGAAGCCAGCCCCGATCGACCTGGGGATCACGCGCTCGGTGCTCCACGTCGGCGAGCCAACCACCCGGCAACGAGGTCAACGGCGACGAAAGTGGCCAAAGACGCGCCGAACAACGGCGCGAACCAGCCGACGCCGACCATAGCGAGCACAGCCAGTAGCGCCTCGTACGGGCGCAACGCCCGCAGCGTGCCGCGGCGGCGAGGGCGGGGCAGCTGGACGCGATCACCGCGGGTGGGCCGTCGACGCCACCACATGCGGTAGCCCAGCACGACCGAAGCGATCAACGCGAGCGCCACGCCGATCAACAACAGTTGGTTGATCCAGCCGAACAGGATGCCCATATGGGCGTCGATGGCCCAGTCCGTCATCTTGGCCATGAATGGCCAGTCGGCGAAATTCACCCGGTCGGTAACCGCGCCGGTCTGTGGATCAACTGAGATCGAGTCGTGGCGGGCGGGCCAATCGCGTTTGTTCTCCGACACTTGCCAGCCCTCCTCCGCAGCCGCCGGCGGATACATCCACATCGGTGCGCGCAGTCCGGCGCTCTCGGCGGCTTTGAGCGCGGTGTCGGCGCCTACCTCCGAATGGCCTTCCGCGCCCGTCATGGCGCCGTGATGGCCGCCGCCGCCTGGGCCGGCGGACGCACTCAGGGCGGTGTCGACCGAGGGAGCGGTCCAGCTCAGGTGGGACTGGATCTTGTCGACAGACTCTCCGGCGAACCGCGACCACGTCATGCCGGTGACCGACAAACCCAGGACGACGACGATGATCCACACCCCGAGGGCGCCGTGCCACGAGAGCAACCCCCGAAGGCCCTGAGCGCCGCGGTCAGGAAGGGCGATCCTGCGCAGCTTTCGGGTGCCTTTCCGGTGGCCGACCCACAACAGCAGCCCGGCTATCGCGATGACCCAGACCCAGCTGGCCGCCAGTTCGCTGTAGTTGCGGCCGAACGCGCCGAGGTGCAGGTTGCGGTGCAGCTCATCGAACCACGCCCGTACCGGCATCCACTGCCCATAGGTGGTCAGCGCTCCCCGCACTTGGGCGGTGTAGGGGTCGACGAACACCGTGCGGGCGTAGTCGGGCGGCACGTCGTCGACCGCCAGCGTGACCCATGTGGTGTCGTCGAGTGCCGCTGGCGGCCGGATGCTGTCGATCGTGCCTTCCGGGTGGGCGGCGCGGGCAGCCGCAACTTGGTCGTTCAGACTCAGGCGTCGATCACCGACATGGTCCACTTTCAGTTCGTCGCGGAACGCCATCGCATCGATCTGCGGGACTAGCGCGTACAACAGGCCGGTCAACGCCGCGATCAGTACGAAGGGACCTATGAAGATCCCGGCGTAGAAGTGCAGACGCAACAGCAGCGGACGGATTCTGGCCCACGCGGTTGGGCGCCGATCGGCGCCGACAGGGACGAACGCTAACCCGGTTGCTCGCACGTCAGCGACGGCGTCGGTGGACGGCTCAAGGGGTTCTTCCAGAGGGGTGTGACTCATGCCGGTGGCACCTTCGGTTTTCATCGCGGGACGAGGGTCTTCCAAGTGGTCGGCGAAACGCCCTCAAAAGTTCCTGTGGGCCGGTGACAGAGCCGCTCACCACTTTTCTGGGACGAGGAGGGAACTTTCGTCGTCCGGCGTCCGACTAACTGCCGTAGTCCTAAATGCATTCGTCGTCGGCCAGCGAAAATCACCGCGGCGGCACTAACGGCTGTGTCGACAGGCCGCCGTTCTCGTCACTTCCTCGTGCAGCGAACAACACAACGGTCATGATCGGCGCGAGCACTCCCCAGGCCCCCGCTGGCCGTCGGATCGACGGCAGAGCGGGACACGACCACGGCGCCTCCGGGCATGGCAATCTGCAAGCCCAGGACGGCTGCACGGTTCAACTGGATAGGGCCCGAGCATGGTGGCCCAGGCAGGGGAGCTCGTCTTGCAGGCCTTCGGAGGCAGCCCAAACCCGGCTTCAGCTCGAGTACCAGAAGTTGATGCACGTCTACGCCGTTCGTGTAGATCTCGTCGATTTCTACCAGCTCCACCCGCAGATGCGTGCCGATGGCACGTGGTCGGTACCCGTCACATTGAGCCAATCCGGTCCATCTGGCGGCCGAATTGGCGCTGGAGGAAAAGAACCAACCGCGCCGCTTGTGCTCGGACCGACTTCGAAGTTCCGGGCCCTACACCGCGACACCCTTACCGGCTCCGACGTCCGATAGCCGAGTGGACGGCTACGAGGTCGCGCTTAAGGATGAGCCCGTCGCTGAGCAGTCATGGATGCTGACCTGTAGTTAGCCCGGCATGGCTCGCCAGTGGGGAACCTCGAACCCTGTCTCGACACGGTCGAGCACCTCACCGCCGTCCACGAAGGCACCTGTACGTAGTACACGTGCGCCCGCAGGCACCGCGAGCGGGGCAGGCCCCGCCGACAGCTCGCCGTGGTGCCTGCCGACTTCGCCAAGGGTCTGCACCGCATTTCATCCAGTTCCAAACCGACGGCAGCTTCATACGACGCCGATTACCGCTGTTGTGCAGTGACCGCCACCCGGCCAGTAAGTCGGGCCAGTCGACCATTACGCTTCGCCCGAGCCAACAAGTCTGTGGCGTTTCGGCAGTTTGCCGCGCGGAGACTTCGTGTCCAGGGTCGGAGTTGGGGAGACGTCGATGAGCGGTTCGAGGCTGCCGGATGGCTTCGCGGTTCAACTTGACCCGCGGGTGCGGACCCTGGACGATGGCGCCGCGCTGCTCGGCGGTGCGCCGACCCGGCTGCTGCGCTTGACCCCCATGGCCCAGTCGCTACTTGTCGGGGGACGGCTGACTGTGCATGACGCGGTCACCGCGCAGCTGGCGCGGTTGCTTTTGGATGCAACGGTAGCCCATCCACGTCCCACGACTGGTCCGTCGTATCGGGACGTCACCGTCGTAATCCCCGTGCGCAACAACCTGACTGGGCTTTGTCGGGTCCTGCCGACATTGCGTGATGTTCCCGTGGTCGTGGTCGACGACGCATCGGTGCAAAGCATCGACGGTGCGGATCTCGGCGGTCTGCACGACGACGTGAAAGTTATTCGACATCGTCTCAGCAGAGGGCCCGCGGCGGCGCGCAACGCCGGCCTGGCTGCCTGCCGGACCGAATACGTCGCCTTTCTCGATTCCGACGTGGTGCCGCGTCCCGGATGGCTCGCCGCGATGCTCAGGCATTTCTCGGACCCGGATGTCGCGTTGGCGGCGCCGAGGATAGAGGCCTATGCGCGAGCCGGGAATGCCGTCGCGCGGTACGAGGCGGTGCGCTCGTCATTGGATCTCGGCGCTCGTGAATCGCGCGTTACCCCGTATGGGCCGGTGTCGTACGTCCCGAGTGCGGCGATGGTCGGCCGTCGATCAGTGCTCGTCGAGCTTGGCGGATTCGACGAAGCGCTGAATTCCGGCGAAGACGTCGACCTGTGTTGGCGTTTGGTCGACGGTGGAGCATGCCTTCGGTATGACCCAAGCGGGTTGGTGGCGCACGACCATCGGGTTTCGTTGCGGAAATGGTTAGCGCGCAGAGCTTTTTACGGTACATCGGCTGCTCCGCTCTCGCGTCGGCATCCTGACAAGATCGCGCCGGTGATCCTGTCGCGGTGGACGCTGGCGATTTGGTTACTGGTCGCAACCGGGCTGCGGTCAGGCTGGGCAATGGCGATGCTGATCGCAATCGTCGGTGCTCGTCGGACTGCCGGGGCACTAGCCCAGATTTTTCGGGGATTATCGCTGGTGACGGCGTGTAGATAAGCGAAAGTGCCTGTCCTGCAAGGGATAATTGGACTTCTCTAGGGTTCAACCATCCTGACGGGAAGGCACTTCGCAGGTGAAGAGTATCGCGGCCGCATCGCGGGTGAAAGTGTCAGCCGACGGCCACGGGGTCGTGTCGCACGCCGGGATGGGCCTACTGCGGGAACTGGCCGACCGGACCGGGTTATCAGCGCAGGTCACCGGGGCTTTGGCCGACACCTACCGCGGGCCGTGGAGCTACGCACCCGGCGAGGTGTTCGCTGATCTGGCCGCGGCGGTCGCCGACGGCGCGGACTGCATTGACGGGGTCGGCCAACTGTGCGGCGACCGTGAGCACGCGTTCGGCGCGAAAGCCTCCACGACCACGATGTGGCGGCTGGTCAATGAGCGCATCGACGCTGCACACCTGCCTGCGGTGCGCGCGGCCCGCGCCAGCGCGCGGGCGGCGGCCTGGGCCGCCGGTGCGGCCCCGAACCGGGTGGCTGGCTGCACATCGACATCGACGCCACCCTGGTGATCGATCACTCCGACAACAAACACGGCGCGACGCCGACCTGGAAGAAGTCGTTCGGGCACCATCCGCTGCTGGCGTTCCTGGACCGCCCGAGATCGCCGGCGGGAAGCCCTGGCCGGGCTGCTGCGCAGCGGCAACGCGGGCTCCAACACCGCCAGCGACCACGTCATCGTCCTGGCCCAGGCGCTGGCAGCGCTGCCCGCGCCGTGGCGGCCCGACTCGAGTCGTGGCGGTGATCCCGACCGGCCCCAGGTGCTGGTGCGTTGCGACACCGCCGGAGCCACCCACCGATTCGCCGACGCCTGCCGTGAGCAGGGGGTCGGATTCTCCTTCGGCTACCCCGTCGACGCCCGCGTCCAGGACGCCGTGGACACACTCAACCTTGCCGAGGGCTGGTACCCGGCCATCGACACCGACGGTGGGCTGCGCGACGGCGCCTGGGTCGCCGAGGCCACCACCTTGGTCAACCTCAACAGCTGGCCGCCGGGCACCCGGCTGATCCTGCGCAAAGAGAGACCGCATCCCGGCGCCCAGCTGCGGTTCACCGACACCGACGGGATGCGCGTCACCGCGTTCATCACCGACACACCGCCCGGTGTCGTGGCCGGCCAAGTCGCCGGCCTGGAGTTGCGGCACCGCCAGCACGCCCGCGTCGAGGACCGCATCCGCGAACTCAAGAACGCCGGCCTGCGCAACCTGCCGTGTCACGGCTTCTGGGCCAACGCCGCCTGGCTCGAGATCGTCCTGGCCGCCGCCGACCTGGTCATCTGGGCACGGCTCATCGGATTCACCAGTGATCCGACGCTGGCCCGCGCCGAGATCGCCACGTTCCGCTACCGCGTGCTGCACGTCGCGGCCCGCATCACCCGCGGCGCCCGCCAACTCCGGCTGCGCATCGACGCCACCTGGCGCTGGGCCACCTCGATCGCGACCGCCTGGCAGACGATCCGCACCGCCTTCGGATAACAGCCGGCCTCCTGACCGATCGATCACGAAAGACATACCGGCCCTAGGAAAGCCCGCCCCACCCGGCGACACGGGACCAACCCACCATGCCCTGTGACCGCAGACGTCACCCGACCAACCATCACGCCCTACAGATCCACCGCCATCACCATCGACGAAAAATCCGGGCTAACACACCAGCATCGGTGAGCCGACTCAACGCCTTATAGGTGCTGGCCTCCGTCGTCCCGGTCATAGCCTGCGCTGTATCAGCGTTGAATATCGGCACGTCGAGAAGGCGATCGATCAACGCCTCGTCAGCTGAGTTCGCCCTCGGCCGCGCGATCTCACGCCAACGTTCGGGCAACACAGCCAGGCGTGCCGCAGACTCTGCAGCCGCCTCGCTGGCGTGTACCGCCGCATCCGCCACATAGCCCACGAACTGCTCGGCCCCGCCACGGCGGTACTCGGTCAAACAGCGGAAGTAGCGGTCGGTGTCAGCAAGCATGGCCGAAGCCATCGGCACAGTGACCCGTGCGGTCAGCCCCCGACGACGCAAGATGGCACTAATCAACGCCCGGCCCACCCGGCCGTTGCCGTCGGAGAACGGGTGAATCGACTCGAATTGAGCATGCGCGATCGCAGCCTGAGCGAGGATCGGAAGATCGGTCCGCCCGGCGAAAGCCATCAGATCCGCCATTAAACCCGACACCATCTCAGGCGGCGGAGGAACGAACAGCGCGCCCACCGGTGAGTAATCACTACCGCCCACCCAGTTCTGCACGCTGCGGTACGCGCCTGGACGGTCCGCATACGGATCGGGCGCCATCAGCAGCCGGTGCGCCTCCAGGATCGCCGCCTCCTCGATCGGCCCGGACGCGGCGGCATCGACCAACGCCAGCAGCGCGTGCACAGCCCCAAGCTGGGACTGTGCCTCGGCGCTGGCTTTCGCGCCGGCCACTGCCCGGCCGAACGCGTGCCAGCCTGAGTCGACCTGCTCGATCTTCGAAGAAGCTACCGACTCGCTACGAACCAAGAAATCGGCTAGAGGTGCCAGGTGCTGGCCGAACCCGGCGTCGAGTCGCGTCACCGCAATGACCGCGTCTTCGTGTCTGCGCGCTGTGTCGCCGGTGACAGCGACAGGAAGAGTCGCGATCAGCGGAGGGATCTGCACCTCGATCTCGGTCAGCAACCGGTCCTCGAGGTTGCCGCGCCGGCCCTGTGGAGTCCATCGGCGGCTCGCCGTGGAGTGCGCCGGCCAGTCCATAGACAACCTTTCGGCAGAAACATACAACAAGCGACAGTCTTACTATAAGTTATGGCGTTAAAGCTATAATAAGAGAACTACCGAGGGTGCATCCACCCTCACCTGATCGACCATCCGCCGCCATAACGGCACCCGCGACCAGCGAATACGTGCCCGCCTCCCCCACGCCGTCGTCTCTGTCGAGAACCCAGGCAAACCTTTAGACTGGGTTCGCAAGGAGAAACCGTAGGGGGAGCAATGGCTATTCGAGGAGAGACCGCAGCAGGCGCACAGGCCGGCGCTAGCGTTGGCATGCACTTATCCTCGGACTTTCCCGAAGTCCCGACCGGCGCCGACACCAAGAGCGCCGCGATCGCCGCCGAACTGCAATCGTTCGTGACCGCCATCAGCACAGACATCACCACCTACAACACCAGCCTTGACCAGGCCCGCGAAGGCATGGTCGCAGCGCCACGCCGAGTCGACGCCGCCGACCGCGAGGGCGCCGCCGTCATCCAATCAAGCGGAGGGACGTACACCATATGACGACTTTCGCCACCCAGTCCCCGGCGACCGGGCCCTGGAAGACCGCCGACGAAGTATCCCGCGAGACCGGGCTACGCCCCGACCTCGTCCTGCGCTTCATCCCCCATACCGAAACCCCGAACGGGCCCCGCTACAACCCCCACCACATCGCGCTGGCCGGCACCGTCAAGCAGATGACAGACGCCGGCGCACCGGCCGACGCGATCGACGCCGCAGTCCGCGACCTCCTCCAGCGCCCAGACCTCGCAGCCGTTGCCCCACTCGCACGGTCCCCGAAGCGTCGAAACGGCCGACTGCTTACCGTCGCCGGTGTCAGCGCTGCCATCGCACTCCTCATCGGCGGCGTGATCGGCGGACTCATCGGATCCGGCAACCGCAGCACCACCACAGCCGCCCCTGTACCCGTCACTGTCACCGCGACGGCGCCGACACAGGAGCTTCCTGGCGTCCCCGCGGCTGTCGACCCGGTCTGCGATGAATGGGGTGCGCTCAACACCGAGTTCCGCGACAGGAGAGCGGCCTGGGTTGCAACTGACGCGAACATTCCAGCGAGCCAGTGGAACGCTGAGCAACGACGGATCACTATGGCCGTCATTCCGGTTCTGCGAGATGAGGCGGCCGAACTCCGCACCCTGGCCAACAAGGCCAGTGATCCTGCGTTGCGTGATCTTCTGGGGCTTAACGCTTCCTATAAAGAAGCCTTCGCTGAGCGGTTGCCCAACTACGTTCCTGCGACGGACAAGCAAGTGTGGAGTGCGGCCGTTGATTTCGGGAACGCGGTGAACAGCTACTGCAATGCGACTAGGTGATCAATGCTTGAGCGGCCGCCCAGCCCGAATGATCTGATCGGTGATAACTGGCCATCGATCGACGAGGTGGCTTTAGCCACGCTCAGCACCGCCTTCGTGGGGGCTGGGACTGCATCGCAGACAGCCGAGCAGAAGGCGTACACCGACGGCAACGCCTACAACAGCCTCCTGCCTGAAGGCTTCGAGAAGCAGGTCGAGGTGGCCTTCAAGGTCGGCGGAATGGCCGCAGATCTGTCTGCCGCACTCGGGAAAGCCGGTGGCGAAACGGCTGTGGTCGCCCAAGCCGTGATGATGGCCAAAGTGCAGATCATCGTCACGGTCGGTGTGGCAGAAGCTCTGATCGCCGCCAAGGAAGCCGAGATCGCGGCATTGCAGGCTGCAAGTCTGCGTCCCGAGATTCGCGCGATGCGAATCCAGCAGCTGCGCAACGAGATTGAACAGATAACCAACGAGGCCAAGAGCGACATCCGGGCGATGTACAACGGCATCTACACACCCACGGCACCCGCCACTCCAGGCCTTACCCCAATCACACACAACGGCCCAGCCCCCGGAAATGGCGCACCGCCGGCGGGAAATGGGCTGGGTGTTCAACCGCTGAGCTGGGGCGAGGAGAAGGCCGACGGTGCGGGCGCTGACGTAGGCACAGAAAGTGGCTTCGAGGAGGCCGCGCCGACTGAGCAGCTTGCAGAAGGCTGGGAGCAGGAACGGCCTGTGGATTCAAATGCTCCGGAAACGCCTGCTTCAGATGCGCAGGCTTTCGCCGAGCAGACGCCAACGGGAGTCCCTACAACATCTGTGACCGAGTCTGCTGTCAGTGGCGTGCCAACGACAGCGATGCCGCCTTCGATGGGTGCGCCGTCTGCGAGTGGTGGCGGGTCTGCGAGCAGCTTGAGTAGCGCGATGCCGAAGATGAGCGGCGGCGGTCTGTCGTCTGCTGGTGGATCGGGGTTGTCTTCTCCTGGTGGCTTGTCCAGCGGTAGCAGCGGATTGTCCGGGCTGTCCAGTGGGGGTCCTCCGTCGGCGCCGTCCGCGCCGACGCCCACCCAGCAGTTCTTGAATGGCGTGGGGCAAGGGTTTTCGTCAGCGTCGCCGTCGACGGTGGCTTCGGGTGCGTCTGCTGCTGGTGCGCAGCCGTTCAAGCCGGCGCCGGGTTCGACGATTCCGGCGGGACCGCCGCCGGCAGCGTCTTCGGCTATGTCGGCGCCGACGTCGTCTTCGGCGGGGCCCGTCGCAGCGCCGGCGGCTCCTGCGGCGAGTGCCGCGCCGATGGGGGTGCGCCGGCGGCGGCTGGCCCGATGCCGATGACTGCCCCGCCGCCTGCGGGAACGCCCAGCGTCGCGCCTCCGCCAGCTGCCCCGGCGCCGGCCGCTCCGGTTGCGCCGGCTCCTGCCGCGCCAGCGCCTGCGCAGCCGCCCCCAGTGATGGGCCTTGGTGGGCAGAACGTGGCGGCCAAGCTGGCCAAGATGGGCACGACTGCGGTCGGGGAGGGTTTGCGGACCAGTGATGAGTTCAACGCCGCCGTTGTGCTCGTGGCGGCGTTGAACGACCCTGCGGTCGGTGTGGTGTGCGAGTGGGCGTGCGCGGTGTTCCAGCAGCCCGGCGAGACTGCCGCCCGATTCGTGGTGGCATCGCGTGAAGGCTTGTCGTGGATCCCGCCCGGTGTGTACATGCCCGACGGGGTAACGGTGGCCTCGCTGGACGAATCGGTGCCCTACGCGACGCGGCAGCTGTGGCGCGGCATGAAGCCGCCGGCGCGGGTGCTGGCGGCGTACGCGAAGGCGATCGAGGAGCAGCCGCGCATCGTTGTGGCCCGGAAGTGGTTGGGGCTGCAGGGTTTGTTCGGTCGCGGGACGGTGTTGGCTGCCGATGATGAGACCGTTGTCAGCCCGAATCCGGTCCTCAACCCTGACGGGCGGCACCGTTTGGAGTTGGCGTCCACGGACCGGTGGTGGGCGCAGGTCCAGGCCATCCCCGAGGCCGATATCGCGACACGGATCCGCGACCTTGCCGACCACGTCGCCCAGGCGCACGA
The Mycobacterium dioxanotrophicus DNA segment above includes these coding regions:
- a CDS encoding Fic family protein, which codes for MDWPAHSTASRRWTPQGRRGNLEDRLLTEIEVQIPPLIATLPVAVTGDTARRHEDAVIAVTRLDAGFGQHLAPLADFLVRSESVASSKIEQVDSGWHAFGRAVAGAKASAEAQSQLGAVHALLALVDAAASGPIEEAAILEAHRLLMAPDPYADRPGAYRSVQNWVGGSDYSPVGALFVPPPPEMVSGLMADLMAFAGRTDLPILAQAAIAHAQFESIHPFSDGNGRVGRALISAILRRRGLTARVTVPMASAMLADTDRYFRCLTEYRRGGAEQFVGYVADAAVHASEAAAESAARLAVLPERWREIARPRANSADEALIDRLLDVPIFNADTAQAMTGTTEASTYKALSRLTDAGVLARIFRRW
- a CDS encoding PepSY-associated TM helix domain-containing protein; protein product: MSHTPLEEPLEPSTDAVADVRATGLAFVPVGADRRPTAWARIRPLLLRLHFYAGIFIGPFVLIAALTGLLYALVPQIDAMAFRDELKVDHVGDRRLSLNDQVAAARAAHPEGTIDSIRPPAALDDTTWVTLAVDDVPPDYARTVFVDPYTAQVRGALTTYGQWMPVRAWFDELHRNLHLGAFGRNYSELAASWVWVIAIAGLLLWVGHRKGTRKLRRIALPDRGAQGLRGLLSWHGALGVWIIVVVLGLSVTGMTWSRFAGESVDKIQSHLSWTAPSVDTALSASAGPGGGGHHGAMTGAEGHSEVGADTALKAAESAGLRAPMWMYPPAAAEEGWQVSENKRDWPARHDSISVDPQTGAVTDRVNFADWPFMAKMTDWAIDAHMGILFGWINQLLLIGVALALIASVVLGYRMWWRRRPTRGDRVQLPRPRRRGTLRALRPYEALLAVLAMVGVGWFAPLFGASLATFVAVDLVAGWLARRRGAPSA